The genomic stretch GACGAGATGGAAAACCAGCTTGCCGCCGCCCAGACGCTGTACAAGGAGCTGAACGCGAAGCTGGCTGATGAGCGGGAAAGCAGCCAGGGTTTTGCTCTCGAACTGGCCCAGGTGCGGGAACGCACCGCCGCCACCGAGAAGGCCGCGAAGGAAGCCACACAGGCCGCCGCGCAGCGCGAAGCTGACCTGCACGAACAGCTGCAGCAGGCCCGCCAGGCCGAGCAGGCTGCCCGCGAGCGCGAAGCCACCGCCAACGGCCAGTTGCTGGCTGCCATGCAGCAACACGAAGAGGACATCAGGACCAGTGCCGAACTGCACCGTGACCTGGAAAAGGCACGCAAGGAAGCCGAAGACGGCCGTATTCACCTACAGGCTGCCCAGGCGCGTCTCGAGAGCGCTGCCCGTGAGATCGAGGAAGCCCGCAAACAGGTCCGTGAAGCGCGTGACGAGGCCAAGCAGGCCTCTGGCAGCGCTGCTGAGCTACGCGGCGAGCTGAAGGCTGTCCAGCAAGAGCTGGCTGCCCTCAAGGCCGAGAAAGCCCAGGCAGGGGTCGCCTCAGAAAACGGAAAAAATCGTACGTTAAGCGTACGTTGACGCTGGCACCCAGCGGTGCGCGGTAGCAACGGACATTCTGAGCTTCTTGGCCACATCTCTGGGCGGAACAGCCACGTGACGGCCCACACGTTGTTCGCGCTGGTTTTCCTATGGGCGGCGAGCCCTGGCCGCCTTGGAGCAGTTGCGAGCCACGTTTGCCAAGGAAGGCATCCCTCGTGGATATTTGTCACATTATGATCCAGACAAATCCTTTGTAAGTCATAGACTAAATGACGGGTTATGTGACAACTTTTGCTAGCCAGGGCTTTTTGGATCAAACTGTCACATAATCGAACGTATATGTGACAGGAAAAGCATGCTGATTGGCTACATGCGGGTATCGAAGGCGGATGGCTCCCAGGCCACCAACTTGCAGCGCGATGCGCTAGTCGCTTCAGGTGTCGATTCGGCCCAGCTCTACGAGGATCAGGCGTCTGGCAAACGCGAAGACCGCCCCGGCTTGGCGAGCTGCCTGAAGGCACTGCGGCTAGGCGACACATTGGTGATTTGGAAACTTGATCGTCTCGGGCGCGACCTGCGTCACCTGATCAACACGGTGCACGACCTGACCGGGCGCGGTATCGGCCTGAAGGTACTGACCGGCCACGGCGCGGCCATCGACACTACGACGGCCGCCGGCAAGCTGGTTTTTGGCATCTTCGCTGCGCTGGCCGAGTTCGAGCGCGAGTTGATCGCCGAGCGCACCATAGCGGGTTTGGCATCGGCGCGGGCGCGCGGCCGGAAAGGTGGTCGGCCCTTCAAGATGACCGCCGCAAAGTTGCGGCTGGCGATGGCGGCGATGGGGCAACCCGAAACCAAGGTCGGTGATCTGTGTGAAGAGCTTGGTATCACACGGCAGACTCTGTACAGGCACATCTCACCCAAGGGCGAACTACGCTCCGATGGGGAAAAGCTTCTCGCCAAGCAATAGGCATCTTGATGACGCGCTACCGCGCAACGCTTGACTTATATTCTAATAATCGTTAGATTGTTGGTATGAATAAGCGATCACTGAAAGACCTGCTCTACGAACAGGTCGCCCGCATCGGCAAATCCCTCGCCAGTCCGAAGCGACTGGAGTTGGTCGAGCTGCTGGCCCAAGGCGAGAAGAGCGTCGAGACCTTGGCCTCCCAAGCCGGCATCGACATGCGGCTCGCCAGCGCCCATCTCAAGGCGCTGCGGGAGGCACGGCTGGTCGAAACCCGGCGTGAAGGCAAATACATCTACTACCGGCTGAGTGGTCAGGACGTATCGCAGTTGTGGGTCGCGCTGCGGGAAGTCGCCGAGGAGCACCTAGTCGAGTTGCGGGTGGCCCTGGAGCAGATCGCAGCCCAGCCAGGCACCCTAGTTTCGGAAAGCCGGGAGAGCCTGCTCGAAAAAGCGCGGCAAGGGGAAGTCGTCGTGATCGACGTGCGCCCCGCCAGCGAGTTCAACGCCGGCCATCTGCCCTTCGCCCGCTCGTTACCCCTGGACGAACTGGAACAGCGCCTTGCCGATCTGCCGGCGGACCGCACCATCGTGGCCTACTGCCGTGGGCCGTTCTGCCTCATGTCCGACGAGGCAGTGCAACTGCTCCGCGCTCGTGGCTTCACCGCCATGAAGATCAGTGATGGCGTCAGCGAATGGGCCGCCGTTGGCTTGCCCATCGAAACCTCGGCTGAGTGAGCCACGGAGCGAACCAAATATCGACCTACACGCCCCAGGAGATCGCCATGCAAACCCTGTTCATCCTCAATGATGCCCCTTACGGGAGCGAACGCAGCTACAACGCTCTGCGACTCGCTAAAGCCCTGGCCAAGCGCGAAGACCAGACGGGTCGTCTTTTCCTGATGGGGGACGCCGTAGCCTGTGCCAAGGCCGGACAGCACGTCCCCGAGGGCTATTACAACGCGGGTGACATGCTACGCATGGTGGGCGGTGAAATGGGGCTGTGTGGCACCTGTCTCGATGCCCGTGGAATCAACGCGGATGAACTCATCGAGGGAACCCGCCGCAGCACCTTGAGCGAGTTGACCGCCTGGACGGCCGAGGCCGACAAGGTATTGGTGTTCTGACGGAGGGACTGGCGATGTTCTTCAAGCAATTTCCTACCAAAGAATCATCCCTGTCGTACTTCTTCGGTTGTGGCGGGTTGGGCAAGGCCGTTGCCGTGGATGTGGTGGCGGGTGACGAGGACTGGTTTATCGACGCCGCCCGCGAGGCCAAGGTTGAAATCACTCATGTCATCGACACCCATGTGCATGCCGATCACTACTCCGGTGGCTGCGAGTTGGCGCAGCGGGTCCATGCCCCGTATTGCCTGCATGAATCCAACGTCGGCCGGGTGAAGCACAACTTTCTGCCTTTGCAGGATGGTCAGGTGATCGACATCGGCAACGTCAAGATCAAAATCCTACATACGCCAGGACATACACCGGACAGCCTGTGCCTGTTGGTTACGGACAAGCGGCGCGGCAAAGCGCCCTGGTTCGTTGTGACCGGCGACACGCTGTTTGTCGGTGCCGTGGGGCGTTCCGATCTGGCCGGGCAAGAACGGGAGATGGCCGGCACGCTCTATGACAGCCTGCACGCCAAGCTGCTGCCATTGCCCGACGAAATCGAAATCTATCCGGGGCATCAGGCGGGCAGCGCTTGCGGGGCCGGCCTGTCAGGAAAGCCTGCATCGACTCTCGGTTTCGAGAAGCGCTGGAATCCGGCGCTCTCGATGACGCGGGCCGCCTTCATCGAGCAACTGACGCAGGAGATTCCGCCACGTCCGGCCGAGATGGACGCCATGGTGCGCTTCAACCTCGGGCTGGGGAGCTGAGTCATGCACACGTCTGCAACCCGCCTCGGATTGCGCGAGAACCTGGACCAGTTCTCGCTGCTCGTGCTGGTGAATGCCTTTGTCGGGGCGATGGTAGGAATTGAGCGCAGCATTCTGCCGGCCATCGCCGAACACGAATTTCACGTCGCGGCGCGGGCGGCAATCCTCTCCTTCATCGTCGTCTTCGGTATCACCAAGGCGCTGACCAATTACTTTGCAGGGCGGCTGTCTGACCGCTACGGCCGCAAGCATGTCTTGGTCGCCGGCTGGCTCGTTGCCGTGCCAGTGCCTTTCGTCCTGATGTGGGCACCCGATTGGAACTGGATAGTCGCCGGCAATATCTTGCTGGGCGTCAGCCAGGGGCTTACCTGGTCCACCACGGTCATCATGAAAATCGATCTGGTTGGTCCCAAGCAGCGCGGCCTGGCTATGGGACTCAACGAATTCTCCGGTTACTTTGCCGTGGCGGGCAGCGCGCTCGCCACCGGCTGGCTGGCGGCCCGCTATGGGCTTCGGCCGGAACCGTTCTACCTGGGTGTCGCCTACGTTGCCTTGGGCTTGATGCTCTCGGCCATGGTGGTTCGTGAAACCCGGCATTACGTGGCGCACGAGGTGCGCACGCACCATGCGGTGGATGAGGGTGCGCTGCCCAGCCAGGGCGAGATATTCCGCCGCGCCTCACTGACTGACCGCAACCTGTCCAGCATCAGTCAGGCGGGGCTGGTCAACAACCTCAACGATGGCATGGCCTGGGGACTATTCCCGTTGGTCTTCGCTGCCGCTGGCATGACCTTGGCGCAGATCGGCACGCTGGCCGCGATCTACCCGGCCGTATGGGGTATGACGCAGATTTTCACGGGAGCTCTGTCCGACCGAATTGGACGCAAGCAACTGATCGCGTGGGGAATGTGGGTCCAGGCGGTAGGCATCGCGGTCACGGCGCTGAGCACGGGTTTTCTCGGCTTTGCTTTGAGCGGCGTTCTTCTTGGCGTCGGCACCGCGATGGTCTATCCCACCTTGCTGGCAGCCATCGGCGATGTGGCCCATCCCGCTTGGCGCGCTTCTGCGGTGGGTGTGTACCGGCTCTGGCGCGACCTGGGCTACGCGGTCGGTGCGCTCTTGGCCGGCATCACCGCTGACCTGTTCGGGTTGGCGGCGGCGGTGTGGCTGATCGCGGGACTCACCTTCCTGTCCGGCATGATCGTCGCCGTGCGTATGAACGAAACCATTTCCAGAGGAGGAACCAAATGAGTGAGCACAAGCAACCCATTCCTTTCATCGATCCGCAAGCCCTGAGTGAACGGGGTCGCCGCGGGGAGAAAGTTGTCATCGTTGACGTCCGCACCCCAGAAGAGTTCACGGCCGGACACGTCGAGGGGGCCATCAACATTCCTTCGGACCAACTGGCGGCGAGAGCCGACGAACTTCCTGCCGACACGAGCATCGTGACTGTCTGCAACCTTGGCGGCTCCCGATCCTGCAACGCAGCCGAATTACTGCACCAGATGGGCTACAGCGGAACCTCCGTCTTGCGCGGTGGGGTCCGTGGCTGGACCGAGAACATTGAAAGGACCGCAGATAGTGAAAGGGCGTGAAAGTGGCATGCCCGACGAGGCACATTGGTCGTCGTTTTTTGAACAGGAAGGGGCGCTCGACCAATTGCTGCCCCGCGACGGAAAAACCAGCAGTGTCATTGAGTTCGGCTGCGGGTACGGCACCTTCACACTGCCAGTCGCTCGCAGGGCGTCAGGCATCGTCACTGCGCTCGACATCGAGCCGGATATGGTGGATGCCGTGGCAAGGAAGGCAGAAACGGCCGGCCTGAAAAACGTCCGCGTCGCCCTCCGCGATTTTGTGGCCGACGGTACTGGATTGGAAAGTGGCTCCCAAAGCCACGCCATGATCTTCAATCTGCTTCACCTCGAAGAGCCCATCGCTTTGCTGCGCGAGGCTTTGCGCGTGTTGGAAGATGGCGGCAGCCTTTCGGTGACGCACTGGCGTAGCGATATCGCGACGCCGCGTGGCCCTTCTCTATCGATCCGTCCTTCGCCAGAACAATGCAGAGCCTGGATGGAAGAAGCCGGATTTCGTGATGTTGAGCCGGTCAATCTGAAGAACTGCTGTCCCTATCACTTCGGATTAGTTGGTCGGGCATTCAAACGCTGATTCTCGTTCGTTCCGATAGTGCAATCGACTTCAGACATTCCATGCAGTCGCCTTCTGAAAACGACAACGCGCCGGATGGCTGGGCGGGCTTGTCGAAAACCTACGTTTTCAAGAAGAAGGAGACTGCATGCCTCGCCGTTCGATCCTGTCCGCCGCCGAGCGGTCAAGTCTACTGTTGCCACCCGACACCGAAGATGAATTCATCCGACACTACGCATTCAGCGAGACCGACCTGTCGTTGATCCGGCAACGGCGCGGCAACGCGAACCGCCTGGGCTTTGCCGTCCAGATGTGCCTGCTGCGTTTCCCCGGTCAGGGCTTGCTGCCTGATGCCATCGTGCCGTCGCCTTTGCTGCAATGGGTCGGACGGCAACTGTGTGCTGATCCAACGTGTTGGCCGCAGTATGCCGAACGCGAGGAAACCCGGCGCGAGCATTTGCTTGAGCTACGCGCATACCTTGGCATGGAGCCATTTGGCTTGGCGCATTACCGGCAGGTTGTCCATGCCGCCACCGAGTTGGCATTGCAGACGGACAAGGGCATCGTGCTGGCCGTCAGCATCCTCGACACGCTGCGCCAACGGCACATCATCTTGCCGACGCTGGACGTAATCGAGCGCGTCTGCGCCGAGGCCATCACCCGCGCCAACCGACGCATCTACGAGGCCCTGTCCGAGCCACTGTCGAATGGGCACCGGCATCAACTTGGTGAGCTGTTGAAGCGCCGCGACAACGGCAAGACGACCTGGCTGGCCTGGCTGCGGCAATCGCCCGCCAAGCCGAACTCCCGCCACATGCTGGAACACATCGAACGCCTCAAGGCCTTGCAGGCGCTTGACCTGCCAGCCGGCATCGTGCGGCTGGTTCACCAGAACCGATTGCTCAAGATCGCCCGCGAGGGCGGCCAGATGACGCCCGCCGACCTGGCCAAGTTCGAGCCGCAGCGACGCTACGCCACCCTCGTGGCGCTGGCCATCGAGGGCATGGCCACCGTCACCGACGAAATCATCGACTTGCACGACCGCATCCTGGGCAAGCTGTTCAACGCCGCCAAGAACAAGCATCAGCAGCAGTTCCAAGCGTCCGGCAAGGCGATCAACGCCAAGGTGCGCCTGTACGGACGCATCGGCCAGGCGCTGATCGACGCCAGGCAATCGGGCTGCGACCCGTTCGCCGCCATTGAGGCTGTCATGTCCTGGGACGCTTTCGCCGAGAGCGTCACCGAGGCGCAGAAACTCGCCCAACCCGATGACTTCGATTTCCTGCACCGCATCGGCGAGAGCTACGCCACCTTGCGCCGCTATGCTCCGGAATTCCTCGACGTGCTCAAGCTGCGGGCAGCGCCCGCCGCCAAGGACGTGCTCGATGCCATCGAGGTGCTGCGCGGCATGAATACCGACAACGCCCGCAAGGTGCCCGTCGATGCGCCGACCGGTTTCATCAAGCCGCGCTGGCAGAAGCTGGTGATGACCGATGCCGGTATAGACCGGCGCTACTACGAACTGTGCGCGCTGTCGGAACTCAAGAACTCGCTGCGCTCGGGCGACATCTGGGTGCAAGGGTCGCGCCAGTTCAAGGACTTCGAGGACTACCTGGTGCCACCCGAGAAGTTCGCCAGCCTCAAACGGTCCAGCGAATTGCCGCTGGCCGTGGCCACCGATTGCGACCAGTACCTGCACGAGCGGCTGACGCTGCTGGAAACCCAGCTTGCCACCGTCAACCGCATGGCAGCGGCCAACGACCTGCCGGATGCCATCGTCACCGAGTCGGGCCTGAAG from Azotobacter salinestris encodes the following:
- a CDS encoding kfra protein; this encodes MKAVWEEHVTSQAVTRAEPVAELPIEVAEQLKADSEALVERLARLAVELNDRAVKAAERRVAELVRTTGEQREQMERELVDASTAIDEMENQLAAAQTLYKELNAKLADERESSQGFALELAQVRERTAATEKAAKEATQAAAQREADLHEQLQQARQAEQAAREREATANGQLLAAMQQHEEDIRTSAELHRDLEKARKEAEDGRIHLQAAQARLESAAREIEEARKQVREARDEAKQASGSAAELRGELKAVQQELAALKAEKAQAGVASENGKNRTLSVR
- a CDS encoding ArsR/SmtB family transcription factor, translated to MNKRSLKDLLYEQVARIGKSLASPKRLELVELLAQGEKSVETLASQAGIDMRLASAHLKALREARLVETRREGKYIYYRLSGQDVSQLWVALREVAEEHLVELRVALEQIAAQPGTLVSESRESLLEKARQGEVVVIDVRPASEFNAGHLPFARSLPLDELEQRLADLPADRTIVAYCRGPFCLMSDEAVQLLRARGFTAMKISDGVSEWAAVGLPIETSAE
- a CDS encoding MFS transporter, producing MHTSATRLGLRENLDQFSLLVLVNAFVGAMVGIERSILPAIAEHEFHVAARAAILSFIVVFGITKALTNYFAGRLSDRYGRKHVLVAGWLVAVPVPFVLMWAPDWNWIVAGNILLGVSQGLTWSTTVIMKIDLVGPKQRGLAMGLNEFSGYFAVAGSALATGWLAARYGLRPEPFYLGVAYVALGLMLSAMVVRETRHYVAHEVRTHHAVDEGALPSQGEIFRRASLTDRNLSSISQAGLVNNLNDGMAWGLFPLVFAAAGMTLAQIGTLAAIYPAVWGMTQIFTGALSDRIGRKQLIAWGMWVQAVGIAVTALSTGFLGFALSGVLLGVGTAMVYPTLLAAIGDVAHPAWRASAVGVYRLWRDLGYAVGALLAGITADLFGLAAAVWLIAGLTFLSGMIVAVRMNETISRGGTK
- a CDS encoding MBL fold metallo-hydrolase; the protein is MFFKQFPTKESSLSYFFGCGGLGKAVAVDVVAGDEDWFIDAAREAKVEITHVIDTHVHADHYSGGCELAQRVHAPYCLHESNVGRVKHNFLPLQDGQVIDIGNVKIKILHTPGHTPDSLCLLVTDKRRGKAPWFVVTGDTLFVGAVGRSDLAGQEREMAGTLYDSLHAKLLPLPDEIEIYPGHQAGSACGAGLSGKPASTLGFEKRWNPALSMTRAAFIEQLTQEIPPRPAEMDAMVRFNLGLGS
- a CDS encoding recombinase family protein; amino-acid sequence: MLIGYMRVSKADGSQATNLQRDALVASGVDSAQLYEDQASGKREDRPGLASCLKALRLGDTLVIWKLDRLGRDLRHLINTVHDLTGRGIGLKVLTGHGAAIDTTTAAGKLVFGIFAALAEFERELIAERTIAGLASARARGRKGGRPFKMTAAKLRLAMAAMGQPETKVGDLCEELGITRQTLYRHISPKGELRSDGEKLLAKQ
- a CDS encoding rhodanese-like domain-containing protein is translated as MSEHKQPIPFIDPQALSERGRRGEKVVIVDVRTPEEFTAGHVEGAINIPSDQLAARADELPADTSIVTVCNLGGSRSCNAAELLHQMGYSGTSVLRGGVRGWTENIERTADSERA
- a CDS encoding DsrE/DsrF/TusD sulfur relay family protein translates to MQTLFILNDAPYGSERSYNALRLAKALAKREDQTGRLFLMGDAVACAKAGQHVPEGYYNAGDMLRMVGGEMGLCGTCLDARGINADELIEGTRRSTLSELTAWTAEADKVLVF
- a CDS encoding class I SAM-dependent methyltransferase, which encodes MKGRESGMPDEAHWSSFFEQEGALDQLLPRDGKTSSVIEFGCGYGTFTLPVARRASGIVTALDIEPDMVDAVARKAETAGLKNVRVALRDFVADGTGLESGSQSHAMIFNLLHLEEPIALLREALRVLEDGGSLSVTHWRSDIATPRGPSLSIRPSPEQCRAWMEEAGFRDVEPVNLKNCCPYHFGLVGRAFKR